CCCGGGGAAAGCCGAGCCCCCGTGATGCCGCAGTTCAGCCGTGGGGCCAAACAGGCCCTGGCCACTTGGGGTGCACCCCGGTGCTCTGCCTGTTTGGGAACTGATGCGCAGTGATGGAACAGTTCTAGAGCTTGCACTACCTTGTGTGAGGCTAATACATCTGGATTGCCCTTAAAACCTCTCTCTGGGCTTGAATATCTCCTATGAGTGgaagcctttttttgttgttgttgctttttttggtgtgtgtgtgtgtgtgtgtgtgttttgttttgtgtggtgttttgggttttttgttgttgttttggttttggttgggtttttttttgttgctgctgttttgtttttaagaagaaaaaaaaaaagaggaagagaaaggaagatagAAAGAAAGAACCTAACGAGATAGTCTTTCAGTACTTCCAGGCtacagtttaaaagaaaagtaatccTATCCAGCTTGCATGGTCTAGATCTCTACACAAAACATTGGTGACCTTGTGagacatggattttttttttttccagttacaggggctcctgccctcctgcagtCACTGGCTGCTTCCAACTAGAGCAGCTTCTGGGAGCCACCCAGAGGGAGAAGCTTAGAGAAATTTAATCAGCGGCAGCACTTTTGCTAGCTTTGCAGTATCTGAAAgtaggaggagggagggggggaacccTCAGCAAAGTCCCTGGccttcaattaaaaaattcatATTACTTTTCTCATTAGTCCAATCATCTGGTATAACTATTTCCAAGCTTACCCTGAAGGCCCTGCAGAGCGATTCCATTCAAGGCCAGGCGGCGCAGGACGCAGCGGCATGCTCGGCAGGAGCTACGCTTCGCATCGACACGAGGAGCTCGCTTGTCTGGCACCAGGCGTGCGAAGCAAACCCCGCTGGCGCACTTGGAGAGAGCACTGCCCTACGAAAGGGAGCTTGGTTGCAAAGCGCTTCCCTGGCTGCACCGGCTGGAGTCGCCTTTGAAGTTTCACCAGCACCAAACGACTCGGTTCTTGGAGAACCTCCTCAAAGTCAGGTTTTGAACGAGAGGCCTCGCAGTGTAATTCTGCTGATcatccctttccctctctctgctaAGCCCCTCCACTGCTGTAACTGGCTGACAGCTACGGCAGAAGTTTAAGGCAGTGTGGGCTAGGAGAACTGCAAGTTCAGCATCCATCTACCAGCCTCCACAACTTCAGCCTCTGAACACATGCAGCGACTGAGGGTCAGCCACGCTCCTTGAAAATGAGCCTGTGGCCTTATGAATCTCCTGATGCAGAAGCTGTATTAtctttttcttgatttcctTTTACTGCCTCAGCTTAACGTTCTGTGTCGGTGAAAGTACAAACAGGTCATCATGACGATGCTGGTAGTAACTCTTGAGCATAGTGCATGACTTTTGCAAGGCAGTAAAACTTGTAGGGCAATGCACAATACCTTTTCCTGTGCTATTCTTCATGCTAATCTGTGCTGGGATTGCACAATGTACTCCTTTGCCACAGCTCTTGGTGTTATGTTATCTGCCCTGAAAAATTCATGGGCTTTTTATCCCTATATTCCTCTTGACTTCCCTgcagttcttttctttcatcattaaaagtaaaaccagtcagctttttttccatctctcccaTCACTTTTATTGCgcttttcatattttgcttATTAAGTAGTTACCCTAGGGAGACTTCCTTTTTATGGGAACATACAAAAAGCTATAACTGCTCTTACCattttggggaggagggagaaaggggcAGAGGAAGCAAATTTAGGCTGAGGTCACAGAAATATATGGGGCATGTTCAACCATATGCCTTGCCTCCTCTCTACTTCTTTTTCCACAAGCAACAAGATATACTCCCTTGCTTTCTGCTTATTCCCCAAATCAGCCTACACTGTTAAAGGTAACGTACCTGGATGTTTGGACAAAGTTgtggttgttggttttgaaGCACCATCTACCTGGCTGCcactgctgtggggcaggggatggAGTAGATGACTTCCAAAGGTCCCATCTGCACCTATCTGCTAgaattgctgaaaaaataaacccaaagtCCAGATTTAGGAATTCAGGCATTACAGTGAAAGCTGATGCTGCTGAAAGCTGATGCTGCATCAGAATAAACACCGGCCACTCCACTTTGGGAAGAGTTCTGATGTGGCTCCCATGTTGATTATGGCTTTAAACCCACACAAGCGACCAAAGAAAGCTCATCAATGTTCTCCAGGGGCAAGAACAGCAGTTCAAGGTAATGAGATCCTGGCAGGAGAAATGCTCCTAAAGTCTCAGAGAAGGGACTGCTCAGATATCTTTGAACTCTTGCTCTCGACTgagctctgctccaggctggccTGGCTGGCCTGAGCCTGACTGGGTCTAAACCAGCAGACAACACTGCCAAAGGGATGCCCGTATTCCACTGCATGGTCTGTGAGGGAGCAAAACAGTCCTAGAGATGGAATTCTCAATGGGGCAAACAAAGCCAGAACTTTCAGTTCTATATTTCGCACAGGTTCAgatactcttcttttttttttttctttttttttttcccatcaccTCCCAGGCAAGTACCCTACCCCTCAGACAAGAGAAACACCCTCTCCCTAGAGGCAAATAGCTATCACGTTATTTATACAAAGTGGAACAGTTCCCAGAAGAGGGACTGAGACAGACAGATGCAAGTATACCAGTACAGCTGAGCATTCAGGGGTATTCacctgagagagagaaaaaaactagTTCAAATTCTCTCAAGTCCtatttatatacatacagaCACATATATAGATATGTACATATGCATGTGAAAGTCTGCTCATATGTATAGccatatgtatgtgtatacatgtgtataaaaatacatccctgtaaatgaaagaaaattgcatacacacacatttttttatacATGTACACATACACTATATGAGTGTCTAGATATGTCTTATGTCCACCTCCTAAGATTTCCACCTTGGCCTTAGAAGTTTTTTTAAGTATAAGTCAGTCCAATGATtgattctttcaaaaaaacttcCAGTTCTAACTAACCAGAATTAAGTGTGCACAAACACTTTGGTAACTCTCTGACATAAAGTACTGGAGCTTTCCTGCACACACTCATCAGCActacagtaacagaaataatacCTGCACCTACGAGGTTCAGCCAGCGCTGCGTTCGGGTGGCACAGGATGTTCTTTTTCAACAGCATTACTTgacaagaaattaaatcatACCGtctcatgctgctgctgctttctcagggGATGAATTACATGCCTGCAGAGTCCTACCACCGACTCAGTCCTGCTCCCTGGATGCTTTTAGCAACACCTGCAAGCCCTGCTGCACACACTAGTTATAATAATGTAATGCTATTTGGAGGGTAATGAACAGGACTACTTCCTAGGGAATATAATTTCTGTATGAAAATTTCCTCttaattcatttcagaaaagctgtctGTGATACAGCCCGAGTGCATGCAAGAGAGCAGCAAGATGCCTCACACCAGAGACTCTCCATCTCCGaccagcagtgcagggagcagagcttCCTACGAAACCCCAGCGTTACCAGACCTCCAGCGGCTCTGTTGGTTCAGAGGAGGGTCTGATAATCATGTGGACCAAGTCTGGCCAAATATTTACCTGGGAGATGCGTAAGAACATATGGTCCTATCATTAAGCTATTACTGGtccctgggaggaggaggaggaggagggggtaTGGTACACTGGGGAGCCCCTTTTGGGTCTGCAGGAATGTTTTTGTGATACAGGCTTCCAAAACTCGTAACGTGAGGAGCCTGGATGTCGTGAAAAACACGGCACACGGGTCGGTGACTTACTCAGTGTGACTGAGTTGGGGTTTCTATATTCTGTGAACCACAGCGGATTTGGCaggggaaaaattatttgtcttcTAGACAAAAAACCTTAAAGAACCCATCCCAAATTGATGTCAGTTCTGAGATGTCTTATCTGCCCTGGAAACTGTGCTCTAAGGCAGCAGAGAAGGGCATAGGAGCCCTCCCACTCCAACAGGAGAAGCAGGACCAAGAGCCAGATGGAAGAGGGCCCAAATGAACTATACAACAGGGCTTTTGCCAGTCCAAATCCCAGCTTCCTTTCAAAGAtggtaaaactgaaaatatcaaACAGGATTTTTCGTGCAAATCTTGTGATCATTTCTATTCATtgccatttccttctatttggATTATTGCAGGTTACATAGCCcattttccccagctgctcctcatgaACACCTCAGTTAAGGATCATAGTTTTGCAGAATAACTTCAGTCCCAGTTCATGGTGGGAAGTGGGGGAAGATCCCAGCTGGTGAGCACGATACAGCCGCTCCACATCTGAACCAGGAACGAGGGGCTGCTGCACCTCTGTGGGTTCTTGCCCTCACGACTCACACACACTACGAATGAGAGATGAACTCTAGAACGTGCTAAACAACTATTTACAGGAAAACCCTGACCACTTTATACCATCAGCCATGTTCCCAGGGATTAACTGCTGGGAGGCATTTGCTTAACTAACAGCCCCCCACTGGCAAACCCGCGCTCTTGCTGCTCTCACGCCACCATATCGCATTTTTCACATGCAAAGCACTATGGGCTTCTCGAAGTCTGCTACTCTGGGAGCAAGGTGCAGTTCCTGCCTTCTTCCCTAGCGGGAGGAAGCACTGACTTTAAGCCATGCTATTTTAGCAGCACATTAGGAGCGTTGCCAATGAGCCCTTCATGTCTTTCAACAGGTGGGCTGCTAGGAGCAAAACCACTCTTCAAAGCCTCAACATTACTCATATCCTCAATGCAGCAGATGGGCCATATAGCATCAACACGGGAGCCAAATATTACGAAGATCTGCAAATAGAGTACTACGGAGTAGAAGCATTTGATGATCCTTCCTTTGATTTAAGTATCTTCTTCTACGATGCTGCCAATTTCATAGGCAAAGCCTTAAACACTTCAGGAGGTAAGAGGGAGGCAAAGAGAAGCTTTGGGAGGAAGTTTCAAAGAGCCAAATGGCTTCTCcttgcaggagcaggcagccagcaaagcTCAGATTCAGCACACAGTGTGGAAGGCACACTGGGAACCGTGGCGCAGAGGATGGGAGGAGGGTGCCCGCGCTGTGCCCTGCGCGGAAGGGGCAGTGGCCAGGTCCCCgggagctgggggaggctggcagcacccaaCCCAGCAGGGTGGAAGGACGGACCAACTCcaggagagggaagggcagAAGTTACGGCACTGCGGGCGCTCCCCCACGGGTCCATCCCGCAGGCATTGGTGGGATCCCTGTGCCTCCACACATACATCACACCCCTCACACGGTGGCAAGGCTCCAGCCTGGCGATCCTGCTCCGCAcgccgcagccccgctcccctTGGGATGCTCTCGGCTGGGAGTGTCGGCACTTCAGCGCTGCCTTAAATGTTTCACATGCTTAAGTGCTTCATGGAATTGGAGCTTTATTCAGGCTGTCTATTAAGctagagaagcagcagaagttaATGAACTAAGTAAAAAACTATGAGCCTGACCCACAGCCTGCTGAATTTTTGTCAGCAGAGTTTGGATTATGGCCTAGTTATCATAATTTCCATTTGTTCCAGAGTTTGCTCCGACTCTGACTGGCTGCGAGATCTGCTGCTTTCACTGGAGTGCTTTATTAAATCCCCAGTTATAGCTCACACTGGGCTGCTGAGATACAGTAAATTATGAGTCCATTTTTACAGGCAGACTATCCTACAGAGTTTATGGGACTTGCCAGTGATCGCACTCAGGGCTGGACCAAAATTTTCTGccaaaaatgttttgggtttgatttcggggttttttccacaaaaaaactATACTAACAAGTTTAGTTGCAGAAAGCTTTCCCTTCCCCagaatatttcagctgttttaatCCGATGCCTAAGTTAGATGCATGAGGGCATTATGAGATAACGCCTTGCCTGAGATGTATGGCGCGATGGTGTGCCAACCTGCCCTGAAAACAGGAGTAGCCACTAATTTCCCAACTTGTCTCTAGTAGGTTTTGTCCTCCTTGTGTCGTTCTTGCTTTAGAATTGCTAAAGCCCGCTCACGTTGCTGTGCCtcggttgttttttttttctgcaggtaaGGTATTTGTTCATTGCGCCATGGGGGTGAGCCGCTCCGCATCACTCGTGCTTGCCTTTTTAATGATCCATGAAAACATGACACTCGTGGATGCTCTGAAAACGGTGAGTGCTCACAGAGACATCTGCCCGAATTCAGGGTTCCTGAGCCAGCTCCGGGACTTGGACATTAAACTAAACGAAGAGATGAAAGGAACCAGAGCATCTGCTACCAAAGAGCTGTAGGAAAGTATTGCTGAAAGAGGCCAAAACAATATTTGAGTTTCCGGTATCTCTTTTAAATGAATTGCAATTGTAAACTAAGGATGCAAGTTTATGATACTTATGATAATAACTAGAATGCATGTTATTATTAAAAGTAGATTTTACTTgatctttccatttttcaaagcCCTCTCAGATCATACTTACGATTGGTTGGATATTGTATCCTTCACTCTCCACCTTAAAACATTGCTCTCTactggtaaaataaaataaataaattaaaaaaaaggtatcgGGTTCCACTTCAGAAATAGCTGTGTTTCAGCAACTAGTGAAGCTCGTATCACTTTATGAAGTGTTAGGCTATTTGAGGTGAAAGATGCCATATTATTTATGTTACAATAATACTTAGAAGTTTTCTTATGAACCAGCCCCCCACCCTTTTGCTCCCCACATCGAAAATGGTTTGTATTTTGAGACTTGAATCTGGCACTGGTTAGTTCTTGCTTTTACAGTTGGTGGAGCCCCTGATTCGGGGCTAGGAGGCTGTTtaaaggcagagcagctgggaaacaacaCAAGCCACTCTTTAAGAAATTATTCCAGATCTCTccatggtgtttttttttcccccctttgacTGTTCatcagattattatttttcttctgtgaaaatacatttgtttgaGAGGACATCCAAATATTGCTCATCATCCCTAGTAAGTGTCATCGAAGAGCTGCTGTGGAAAATGCTTCTGAAGAGGAAGGTGGGTTCCCAGCTGAGCCCCCGAAGGGCTGCatgggcagggggagcgggTGCAGGGCAGCATTTGACAACAAAGTTCAGCATATCCCAAATTTGCCTGACAGttcaatgttttaaaacttgggatgttctttctcaaaaataaagGTCATCGTTAACATTGATTGCGACATCGTGTTCTGTGGCATTTGCTTTTGGGAAGGGACTCGAGTGAAAACTGAAGGGACACAGGAATAGCAAGGGAGGTGCTGACAGGCATCAGGCTTTCATCTTTGTGTCTCTGGGCCACCATAAGAGTGCTCAATAGTTACTGTCATCTGATGGACCAGTGCTGCCTGGAAGAACATCTGGCTCTCTGTTCCCAATGGACAAACATTCGCAGCACAAAGCCAGCTCAGGGATGGCAGTTCTTCGCATTCCAAGTACCAAACTGGGGAATGCAAAGGCACGAATACTCCCCACCGTGTGAGCTAGCTACTCATGAACAGAACAGCAACAAGGGAAAACATTCCTTGCCGTTCCCAGTGCTGTCTACAAGGCAGATTCCTGCCTGCAGGACAGACAACTCAGCACCTTTTGTAACGCACTCTGGCAACATCCCCATCTGCCAGGCGggccaggctccagcagcacaaagcGCAGCACCAGGGGCCTGACCCTCATGCCCAGGGCATCTCTGGGGGCTTTGCTTTGGGCTGGCCCCGTGGCTCGGCCACCCCcgtgcagcagggcagcagtgccGCAGCGCTTCGCTGCTTTGCTTCCCTGCGTGGGGAGACCCATGCCTGAGCTCCAGGGCAGCTCTACAAGTGCAACACCCCCACAGCGGGCAGGAGCGGGCAGCTTGGAAGTCTCCTTCAGACCCAAATGAAAAACATCACCTGCGCGCCACGGTTAGCCTGAGAAACCCATTTCAAGTCACAGAACAAGTGGCAGGGGGACACGGCGGATCTGGCTGTAGAGatgcccccagccccaagcacAAGACCCACAGTTCCTTATGCTTCCCACCCACAGGAAAACTCTCCtcgccagcagcagcagccatttACCAGCCagtttcagctgcagagcaatGGGCGCAGCTGAAGACACACTCACTGGTGGTACGAGGGTAGTCACCAGTTAAACGCAGTTCGTACCATAAAAACTTACCGCGTTTGCAAAATACCGACTGCTGTAACGGGAAAAGCTGCATCCTGCTGGGGTGATAAATCACTGCGGAATAAGGGGCAGGGTGCGATTTCTCTCGCTGCGGGGTAAGACGCTCGGGCCTCCCCGCTAAAAGCGCAGGAGCatccccgcagccccggcccgggcgctgcccccgcggTGCGGTACCGGATTATGCCGCCAGGTGGCGCCATACGCACGGCGAGCAGCGGCGCGGGGCCACCACCGCCCCCCTCGGGCCACCACGGTCCCCCCCCCTCGGCCACCCACCGCCCTCCTGGGGCCCTTCTGCTGCAAATTCGGGTCAAACCCCGAGGAAATGCAAAACCCGCAATGCAAcgccccaggctggggcagagtccaCCCTTGCTCACCCCCCTGACAAAAtggaccccagccccacatccAGAGTACAGCCCAACAGCCCCCCACTCCCGCGTGTCAGGGGTGACCCCAACcccgcagggggctggggcCACCCGCCTGCTGCGAGGATGGGCCCGGCTGCCCATCAGCAGGTGTGGGCCGGGGGTAGGCCCTGCCGGCCCCCAATGGCTCCATCCAGGGTCGGCCGC
The Falco naumanni isolate bFalNau1 chromosome 9, bFalNau1.pat, whole genome shotgun sequence DNA segment above includes these coding regions:
- the LOC121094190 gene encoding dual specificity protein phosphatase 13-like isoform X2, which translates into the protein MQESSKMPHTRDSPSPTSSAGSRASYETPALPDLQRLCWFRGGSDNHVDQVWPNIYLGDAWAARSKTTLQSLNITHILNAADGPYSINTGAKYYEDLQIEYYGVEAFDDPSFDLSIFFYDAANFIGKALNTSGGKVFVHCAMGVSRSASLVLAFLMIHENMTLVDALKTVSAHRDICPNSGFLSQLRDLDIKLNEEMKGTRASATKEL
- the LOC121094190 gene encoding dual specificity protein phosphatase 13-like isoform X1 produces the protein MGKQRRPNLPRPGKALLWNNCSGLNRLSPWCNISVLPLKPNEKLSVIQPECMQESSKMPHTRDSPSPTSSAGSRASYETPALPDLQRLCWFRGGSDNHVDQVWPNIYLGDAWAARSKTTLQSLNITHILNAADGPYSINTGAKYYEDLQIEYYGVEAFDDPSFDLSIFFYDAANFIGKALNTSGGKVFVHCAMGVSRSASLVLAFLMIHENMTLVDALKTVSAHRDICPNSGFLSQLRDLDIKLNEEMKGTRASATKEL